In a genomic window of Acinetobacter sp. 10FS3-1:
- a CDS encoding BrnT family toxin has protein sequence MEQYFEWDEAKNRKNQKKHDVSFETASLVFEDPLRISIQDRHTDGEERWQTIGRVKGVLMLLVAHTIFDEDGFEIIRIISARQVTKAERDKYEHG, from the coding sequence ATGGAACAGTATTTCGAATGGGATGAGGCAAAGAATCGAAAGAATCAGAAAAAACACGATGTCTCTTTCGAAACGGCAAGCCTTGTTTTTGAAGATCCTCTGAGGATCTCAATTCAGGACAGACATACCGATGGTGAAGAACGTTGGCAAACCATTGGAAGAGTAAAAGGCGTACTAATGCTATTAGTAGCTCACACCATCTTCGATGAAGATGGCTTTGAAATCATACGAATCATTAGTGCAAGACAAGTCACTAAGGCGGAGCGAGATAAATATGAGCACGGTTAG
- a CDS encoding BrnA antitoxin family protein: MSTVRYSRKELNEKFSEKQDAEIQRLLAKGTVPDDQLDLSDIPEITDWSNAVRHNQFYRPVKQQTSIRLDADVLAWFKAQGKGYQTRMNEILRDAMLKELKNHQ, encoded by the coding sequence ATGAGCACGGTTAGATACTCACGCAAAGAACTAAATGAAAAATTTAGTGAGAAGCAAGATGCTGAAATTCAACGCTTGCTTGCTAAAGGGACGGTTCCTGATGATCAGCTAGATCTATCAGATATTCCTGAAATTACAGACTGGAGTAATGCTGTACGCCATAATCAATTCTATCGCCCAGTGAAGCAACAGACTTCCATTCGTTTAGATGCTGATGTACTTGCATGGTTTAAAGCTCAAGGTAAAGGCTATCAAACACGAATGAATGAAATTTTACGAGATGCTATGCTCAAAGAATTAAAAAATCATCAATAA